TTATAGAAGACAACATTGATCTTTCaaagtataaaaagaaagatcccttaaaatatattataaaagatGGCCCAGAGTAAAACGCTCTTATTAATgtattacatattatacaaGATAATGAAGATGATAGTTTAAAGGAAGAATTAATGCTTTCccaaaagaatatttttagaGATAAATTCGAGAAAAGGTCCGAAGAAAAGACAGAAAACAAAACggaagaaaaattttttgaaaatgatatgggaaatgaaaaaaacatatattatgatataaaGGATATTGGTGACAATGgcaatgtatatttttcttgtttaagatgtcaaaaaaagaaaaaaaaaaaatttgtaaaatgcaaaaaagagTAAATCGTTATGAAGTGTTAGCAAAGTATTTTGGAAAATCACTGAGAAATGATATTGAAGGTAATGTAGAGGACACAAATGAAATGAACAAACTATTATTTGGAGATATTGATTATAACAGTAATGTTGGGGGATACACTACAAGTACTTTTTACTATGATATGTCTGTTTGTGATGAAAGATTAAGAGactcaaaaataaatgaaaatctGGAAACATTGGATCAAATTACATCTAAGGGTACTTTGATCCACTTATGGTAGCAAGTGTTCAGAAATGAgagatataaatattttactgtcaaagattattttaaaaaaattgctaaTGATATGAAGAAAGATGGTGAGATAGCAGATTTTGCTCTTAATATAAGATGGAATCAGAGCGAAGCATTCCTTGacaataaatttaaaaatcaGTATGaactaacaaaaaaaatgttttacgAAATGATGAACACTTATAATTTAACTTCTAATACGTTTAAAGAGTATGTAGAAAAATTCAGAAGTTCATGGAAATATCTTGCTGAAAATGTGAAGGAAGAAtgtgaaaatattttgaaagcTCCTTTTACTAAATTAAGAGAAATACCAAAGAATGCTAAAAGGATAAAGTATTGGAcgaattttttctttaaaaacccgctttaagaaaaaaaaaaataacaattatatagGTAAAAATCTCGTAAAGTTCGAAATAACATATAGAacaatacataatatatcaatgaaattaatgatttttttttttatatatagttaattgaacacataaaataatgatattttcttttattttattccaaaggaaaatagaaaacataaatgaaatagatatgttatatttttatattttataaaaaagttattaatTACTTATGATTTAAATGACttatttactaaaatataatgaaaatctgttctttaagaataaaattatttctgcttaattataagaaaaaaaatttagagaAATCTCCATTGAgcaatgtatataataatttgaataaaattGTCAATTGAATATAGTActataaatgttataaagGATTCAGTATCaaagaaaagaattataaCAAGAGCATTTATgtactttataaaaatgttgcAATGAAATCGGAGAATTTATCAAaactaaata
This genomic interval from Plasmodium brasilianum strain Bolivian I chromosome 13, whole genome shotgun sequence contains the following:
- a CDS encoding hypothetical protein (Plasmodium exported protein) — translated: MYGAEFGDCYDSKVQFNEKYLRNLTEISENLKNDKNKQEINDGNMVLTEEDNTIIYEIPNDETPFHEEDIEQHEYNDDIYIVDIKNTPQDRYINYILEDSNKQAARSDIYDYEYDNNYDMSKKTEAVKSKILTLDDYKKAAQENLKKGTNQNGEQEKASGVNYLDYIIEDNIDLSKYKKKDPLKYIIKDGPEDKFEKRSEEKTENKTEEKFFENDMGNEKNIYYDIKDIVLAKYFGKSLRNDIEGNVEDTNEMNKLLFGDIDYNSNVGGYTTSTFYYDMSVCDERLRDSKINENLETLDQITSKDYFKKIANDMKKDGEIADFALNIRWNQSEAFLDNKFKNQYELTKKMFYEMMNTYNLTSNTFKEYVEKFRSSWKYLAENVKEECENILKAPFTKLREIPKNAKRIKNKPYNKHSNHVPHISGIPKETSKINELGSENTESGEDKDKRMNPLH